One Capricornis sumatraensis isolate serow.1 chromosome 8, serow.2, whole genome shotgun sequence genomic region harbors:
- the KCTD21 gene encoding BTB/POZ domain-containing protein KCTD21, protein MSDPITLNVGGKLYTTSLATLTSFPDSMLGAMFSGKMPTKRDSQGNCFIDRDGKVFRYILNFLRTSHLDLPEDFQEMGLLRREADFYQVQPLIEALQEKEVELSKAEKNAMLNITLNQRVQTVHFTVREAPQIYSLSSSSMEVFNANIFSTSCLFLKLLGSKLFYCSSGNLSSITSHLQDPNHLTLDWVANVEGLPEEEYTKQNLKRLWVVPANKQINSFQVFVEEVLKIALSDGFCIDSSHPHAVDFMNNKIIRLIRYR, encoded by the coding sequence ATGTCTGACCCCATCACACTCAATGTCGGGGGGAAGCTCTATACAACCTCACTGGCAACCCTGACCAGCTTCCCTGACTCCATGCTGGGCGCCATGTTCAGCGGGAAGATGCCCACCAAGAGGGACAGCCAGGGCAACTGCTTCATCGACCGTGATGGCAAAGTGTTCCGCTACATCCTCAACTTCCTCCGAACCTCCCACCTGGACTTGCCCGAGGACTTCCAGGAGATGGGCCTGCTGCGCAGGGAGGCCGACTTCTACCAGGTGCAACCCCTGATTGAGGCCCtgcaggagaaggaggtggagcTGTCCAAGGCCGAGAAGAACGCCATGCTCAACATCACGCTGAACCAGCGTGTGCAGACGGTCCATTTCACCGTGCGTGAGGCACCCCAGATCTACAGCCTCTCCTCTTCCAGCATGGAGGTCTTCAATGCCAACATCTTCAGCACCTCTTGCCTCTTCCTCAAGCTCCTCGGCTCCAAGCTCTTCTACTGCTCCAGTGGCAACCTCTCCTCCATCACCAGCCACCTGCAAGACCCCAACCACCTGACTCTGGACTGGGTGGCCAACGTGGAGGGCCTGCCGGAGGAGGAGTACACCAAGCAGAACCTCAAGAGGCTCTGGGTGGTGCCAGCCAACAAGCAGATCAACAGCTTCCAGGTCTTTGTGGAGGAGGTGCTCAAGATCGCGCTGAGTGATGGCTTCTGCATCGACTCTTCTCACCCACACGCTGTGGATTTTATGAACAATAAGATTATTCGATTAATACGGTACAGGTAA